One Luteibacter aegosomaticola genomic window carries:
- a CDS encoding UDP-2,3-diacylglucosamine diphosphatase, with translation MAKLTCRSAFISDVHLGTPDCKAAYLLDFLRSVDCERLYLVGDIVDLEALAKRHWWHPDHSAVIAELIAMAARGIEVIYIPGNHDYQMRGLAGSTIAGIRVELDALHEGADGRRYRVSHGDEFDPEHIGKRWLTVLGDAMHRMICWANRRMHAVRRRMELPYVPLSIIIKSHVGMAMAYIRGYEQRVAADAAERGLDGHICGHIHFGHMRPINGILYLNDGDWVEHCTALVEDFSGAMELVHWTERYTPLGRASRETVLPSPEAVLSFAPLADCRADLAHLTSMEPTLVG, from the coding sequence ATGGCCAAGCTCACCTGTCGCAGCGCCTTCATCTCGGATGTCCACCTCGGCACGCCTGACTGCAAGGCAGCCTACCTCCTCGACTTCCTACGCAGCGTCGATTGCGAGCGGCTCTACCTCGTCGGCGACATCGTCGACCTGGAAGCCCTCGCCAAGCGCCACTGGTGGCACCCCGACCACAGCGCCGTCATCGCGGAACTGATCGCCATGGCCGCTCGCGGCATCGAGGTGATCTACATCCCCGGCAACCACGACTACCAGATGCGCGGCCTGGCAGGCTCGACCATCGCCGGCATCCGCGTGGAGCTGGATGCCCTGCACGAAGGTGCGGACGGCCGCCGCTACCGGGTCAGCCACGGTGACGAATTCGATCCCGAGCACATCGGCAAGCGCTGGCTCACCGTGCTCGGCGATGCCATGCACCGGATGATCTGCTGGGCCAACCGGCGCATGCACGCGGTGCGCCGGCGGATGGAGCTGCCCTATGTGCCGCTATCGATCATCATCAAGTCGCACGTGGGGATGGCCATGGCCTACATCCGCGGCTACGAACAGCGGGTGGCGGCCGATGCCGCCGAACGCGGCCTGGATGGGCACATCTGCGGGCACATCCACTTCGGCCACATGCGCCCGATCAACGGCATCCTCTACCTGAACGACGGCGACTGGGTGGAACACTGCACGGCGCTGGTCGAGGACTTCAGCGGCGCCATGGAGCTGGTCCACTGGACCGAGCGCTACACGCCGCTCGGTCGCGCCAGCCGTGAGACGGTGCTGCCGTCGCCGGAAGCCGTGCTCAGCTTCGCCCCGCTGGCCGATTGCCGGGCCGATCTGGCCCACCTGACCTCGATGGAACCGACCCTGGTGGGTTGA
- the grxD gene encoding Grx4 family monothiol glutaredoxin: protein MALDTPTRERIEALLAQHEVVLFMKGTRQQPMCGFSAAATNTLNDVVDQYHTVNVLEDPEIREGIKEFGQWPTIPQLYVKGELVGGSDIIRQMYTSGELYTLFGGTAPDRTPPEITITDKAAEAIRGGMANAQGMALHLEIGPDHSAGFQLAPGGDHDIITVANGIEVHFDPGSAQRAKGIVIDWVTTMQGEGLSLKFPGAVEITSISVHQLKDRLAAGDILLVDVRPAHGRAMAAPLAGARILEDEGYEALASLPKDTAIAFICHHGISSRAAADRFAAHGFTNLFNVEGGMDAWAREVDPTVPRY, encoded by the coding sequence ATGGCTCTTGATACCCCCACCCGCGAGCGCATCGAAGCCCTTCTCGCCCAGCACGAGGTCGTGCTGTTCATGAAGGGTACGCGCCAGCAGCCGATGTGCGGCTTCTCCGCCGCGGCCACCAACACCCTGAACGATGTGGTCGACCAGTACCACACCGTGAACGTGCTGGAAGATCCGGAGATCCGCGAAGGCATCAAGGAATTCGGCCAGTGGCCCACCATCCCGCAGCTGTACGTGAAGGGCGAGCTGGTCGGCGGTTCCGACATCATCCGCCAGATGTACACCAGCGGTGAGCTCTACACCCTGTTCGGCGGCACTGCGCCGGACCGCACCCCGCCGGAAATCACCATCACCGACAAGGCGGCCGAGGCCATCCGCGGTGGCATGGCGAATGCCCAGGGCATGGCCCTGCACCTGGAGATCGGCCCGGACCACAGCGCTGGCTTCCAGCTGGCCCCGGGGGGCGACCACGACATCATCACCGTTGCCAACGGTATCGAAGTGCATTTCGACCCGGGCAGCGCCCAGCGCGCAAAGGGCATCGTGATCGATTGGGTGACCACCATGCAGGGCGAAGGCCTCAGCCTGAAGTTCCCGGGCGCGGTGGAGATCACCTCGATCAGCGTGCACCAGCTGAAGGATCGCCTGGCCGCTGGCGACATCCTGCTCGTTGACGTGCGCCCGGCCCACGGCCGCGCCATGGCTGCGCCGCTGGCCGGTGCCCGTATCCTTGAGGATGAAGGCTACGAGGCGCTCGCTTCGCTGCCGAAGGACACCGCCATCGCGTTCATCTGCCACCACGGCATCTCCAGCCGCGCTGCCGCCGACCGCTTCGCGGCCCACGGCTTCACGAACCTGTTCAACGTGGAAGGCGGCATGGATGCATGGGCGCGCGAAGTCGATCCGACTGTGCCGCGTTACTGA
- a CDS encoding type II toxin-antitoxin system CcdA family antitoxin — protein MAIAVYDRSAPKRALTQSINVDLVVQARELTSNLSAHVEAPFAAFVAEKKSILERNRHELQRATEESTVFVREHGSFADEFSTL, from the coding sequence ATGGCAATCGCTGTTTACGACCGGTCCGCCCCGAAGCGCGCCTTGACCCAGTCGATCAACGTCGATCTGGTCGTGCAGGCGCGCGAGCTGACGTCGAATCTCTCGGCCCACGTCGAAGCCCCGTTTGCGGCCTTCGTGGCCGAAAAGAAGAGCATCCTCGAACGGAACCGCCACGAGCTTCAGCGCGCCACTGAAGAGTCGACCGTCTTCGTGCGGGAACACGGTTCCTTCGCAGATGAGTTCTCGACGCTCTGA
- a CDS encoding adenosylcobinamide-GDP ribazoletransferase, which produces MRGLAIAFGFLTRLPMPKVAWDVRAQAASLKWYPFVGLVLGALFVLAAWCLRHMPSLPAAAVMVTLWVIITGALHLDGLADSADAWIGGMGDRERTLQIMKDPRCGPAGVMSLILVTLLKFTTLSALVGASLLAINRSADFPWPLILPPLLARGSLVALFLTTPYVRENGLGAPLRGAPALGCRIALILTIAAPLAFGTTGLKALVAAFITGYLWRCATLKRIHGFTGDTAGALVEMTEAATLLALLL; this is translated from the coding sequence ATGCGCGGTCTGGCCATCGCCTTCGGCTTTCTCACCCGGCTACCCATGCCGAAGGTCGCGTGGGACGTGCGCGCGCAGGCCGCCTCGCTGAAGTGGTACCCGTTCGTGGGCCTCGTACTGGGCGCCCTCTTCGTACTCGCGGCCTGGTGCCTGCGGCACATGCCGTCGCTACCCGCCGCCGCGGTAATGGTCACCCTATGGGTCATCATCACCGGCGCGCTCCACCTCGACGGCCTGGCCGACAGCGCCGACGCCTGGATCGGCGGCATGGGCGACCGCGAACGCACCCTTCAAATCATGAAGGACCCACGCTGCGGCCCCGCCGGCGTGATGTCCCTGATCCTGGTCACCCTCCTCAAGTTCACGACGCTATCGGCTCTTGTAGGAGCGAGCTTGCTCGCGATCAACCGAAGCGCCGACTTCCCCTGGCCCCTAATCCTCCCACCCCTGCTAGCGAGAGGCTCCCTCGTAGCCCTCTTCCTGACCACCCCCTACGTCCGCGAAAACGGCCTCGGCGCCCCCTTACGCGGCGCTCCCGCCCTCGGCTGCCGCATCGCCCTGATCCTGACGATCGCCGCACCCCTAGCCTTCGGCACCACCGGCCTCAAAGCACTAGTCGCCGCCTTCATCACCGGCTACCTCTGGCGCTGCGCCACGCTAAAACGCATCCACGGCTTCACCGGCGACACCGCCGGCGCCCTGGTAGAAATGACCGAAGCCGCCACCCTGCTAGCCCTGCTGCTGTAG
- a CDS encoding histidine phosphatase family protein, whose product MSIDLLRHGDTGQRSYRGQLDDPLTELGWMQLRAAVEGQTWDRIVSSSMARCARFAEELASARGLPLRLDARLAEYHFGDWQGVPIETLAEEQGDALGRFWADPVANPPPGAETFETFRARLAAGMDEVAIEARDARVLVVTHGGAIRLLRCAAEHRPFGDMAGIDVPHASLHAITWNT is encoded by the coding sequence ATGAGCATCGATCTGCTTCGCCACGGCGACACCGGGCAACGCAGCTATCGCGGCCAATTGGACGATCCGCTGACGGAGCTCGGTTGGATGCAGTTGCGCGCCGCGGTGGAAGGGCAGACGTGGGACCGCATCGTGTCCTCGTCGATGGCGCGCTGTGCGCGCTTCGCAGAAGAACTGGCTAGCGCACGCGGGTTGCCGCTGCGCCTCGATGCGCGTCTCGCCGAATATCACTTCGGTGACTGGCAGGGCGTGCCCATCGAGACGCTCGCGGAAGAGCAGGGCGATGCACTCGGCCGCTTCTGGGCCGATCCAGTGGCGAATCCGCCGCCGGGTGCCGAAACGTTCGAGACGTTCCGCGCGCGTCTCGCCGCGGGCATGGACGAGGTGGCGATCGAGGCGCGTGATGCGCGCGTCCTCGTCGTCACCCACGGTGGCGCCATCCGCCTGCTACGCTGCGCGGCGGAACACCGTCCCTTCGGCGACATGGCAGGCATCGACGTGCCGCACGCCTCACTGCACGCCATCACCTGGAACACGTAA
- the cobT gene encoding nicotinate-nucleotide--dimethylbenzimidazole phosphoribosyltransferase: protein MKRWMTVPCRIPDSAAAAAAAERQDTLTKPPGSLGRLEALAIQLASLQSRKRPRVDKVHIAVFAGDHGVAAEGISAFPQAVTGEMLRNFAGGGAAIAVLARELGATLDVVNLGTVNDPGEIEGVRREVIASSTANLRHVPAMTDDELDAALDAGVRSVARASADGAELFIGGDMGIGNTTAASALACALLGEKPETLAGPGTGLDKQGVAHKAIVIGDALRTHAGADSAREKLRCLGGFEIAALAGAYVAAAQCGMPVLIDGFITSTAALAAVALRPDARPWMIFAHRSHERGHGRVLDALQAEPLLDLHMRLGEASGAAVAVPLLRMACTLHGSMATFAEAGVSEA from the coding sequence ATGAAACGCTGGATGACGGTGCCCTGCCGTATCCCCGATAGCGCCGCCGCGGCGGCCGCGGCCGAGCGCCAGGACACACTGACGAAGCCCCCGGGCTCGCTGGGCAGGCTCGAAGCGCTGGCGATCCAGCTGGCGTCGCTGCAGTCGCGCAAGCGCCCGCGTGTCGACAAGGTGCACATCGCCGTGTTCGCGGGTGACCATGGCGTGGCCGCCGAAGGCATCTCGGCATTCCCGCAGGCCGTGACCGGCGAAATGCTGCGTAACTTTGCAGGGGGTGGCGCGGCCATCGCCGTGTTGGCGCGCGAGCTTGGCGCCACGCTCGATGTGGTGAACCTCGGTACGGTGAACGATCCGGGCGAGATCGAAGGCGTACGCCGTGAAGTGATTGCATCGTCCACGGCGAACCTGCGCCACGTGCCTGCGATGACCGACGACGAACTGGATGCGGCGCTCGATGCGGGCGTGCGCAGCGTTGCGCGCGCTTCGGCGGATGGCGCTGAGCTCTTTATTGGCGGCGACATGGGCATCGGCAACACGACGGCAGCGAGTGCGCTGGCGTGTGCGTTGCTCGGCGAGAAGCCTGAGACGCTGGCCGGCCCGGGCACCGGCCTGGATAAGCAAGGCGTAGCACACAAGGCCATCGTGATCGGCGATGCACTGCGCACGCACGCCGGCGCCGACTCCGCGCGCGAGAAACTGCGTTGCCTGGGTGGCTTTGAGATCGCCGCGCTCGCGGGTGCTTACGTGGCCGCCGCGCAGTGCGGTATGCCTGTACTGATCGATGGATTCATCACGAGCACCGCCGCGCTCGCGGCCGTGGCACTGCGCCCGGACGCACGGCCCTGGATGATCTTCGCCCATCGTTCCCACGAACGTGGCCACGGCCGCGTGCTCGACGCCCTGCAGGCCGAACCGCTGCTCGACCTGCACATGCGCCTTGGCGAAGCGAGCGGTGCTGCTGTCGCCGTGCCCCTGCTGCGCATGGCCTGCACGCTACACGGTTCCATGGCGACATTCGCGGAAGCCGGAGTCTCGGAGGCATGA
- the cobU gene encoding bifunctional adenosylcobinamide kinase/adenosylcobinamide-phosphate guanylyltransferase, whose amino-acid sequence MKTLILGGARSGKSALAEKLARESGKDVVYIATAQALDGEMAERIAHHRERRPVEWLSVEEPLALANALRTHAASDRLVLIDCLTLWLSNALGIDDGLHFASEHAALLDAVNAMQHDLVMVSNEVGLGITPMGALTRRFVDEAGRLHQSLAVACERVVFVAAGLPLVMKGTLP is encoded by the coding sequence ATGAAAACCCTGATCCTCGGTGGCGCACGTTCGGGCAAGAGCGCGCTTGCGGAAAAGCTGGCTCGTGAGTCCGGCAAGGACGTCGTCTACATCGCCACGGCACAGGCACTCGATGGTGAAATGGCCGAGCGCATCGCGCACCATCGCGAACGCAGGCCTGTCGAATGGCTTTCCGTCGAAGAACCACTCGCCTTGGCCAACGCGTTGCGTACCCACGCCGCATCGGATCGGCTCGTGCTCATCGACTGCCTCACGCTGTGGCTCTCAAACGCACTGGGCATCGATGATGGCCTACATTTCGCAAGCGAGCACGCCGCGCTACTCGATGCGGTCAACGCCATGCAGCACGACCTCGTTATGGTCAGCAACGAAGTCGGCCTCGGCATCACCCCGATGGGCGCGCTCACGCGCCGTTTTGTCGACGAAGCCGGCCGTCTCCACCAATCCCTCGCGGTGGCCTGCGAACGTGTCGTGTTCGTGGCCGCCGGGCTCCCCCTCGTGATGAAAGGAACGTTGCCATGA
- a CDS encoding cobyric acid synthase: protein MTARVLMVQGCTSDAGKSTVVAALCRWLARRGVRVAPFKPQNMALNAAVTIDGGEIGRAQAVQAQAAGVPPHTDFNPVLLKPNSDTGAQVIVHGHPVGNMDAVGYHAYKRVAMEAVLASHARLSAAYDAIVVEGAGSPAEVNLRDRDIANMGYAEAVDCPVILVADIDRGGVFAHLVGTLAVLSPSERERIVGFVINRFRGDIALLQPGLDWLERETGKPVLGVLPYLHGLILEAEDALPRTYAKRDDARLRVAVPAFPRISNHNDFDALRAHPDVECFFVGPGDAFPPCDLIVLPGSKSTRADLAWLRERGWDKAIQRHVRYGGHVIGICGGFQMLGRAVHDPDGIEGPAGSTDGLGLLDIETVMTPEKQLRRVTGTLHGEAATVTGYEIHCGLSTGPALKNPLTTVVGAHPVGDAVRDDAKGSVGLSRKDVAHRVGSYSDGAVSGDGLVMGTYLHGIFDHPEALAALLQRVGVTDAVPLDIDALRDASIDRLADTIDAHMDTARLHAWFGINA, encoded by the coding sequence ATGACCGCGCGCGTGCTCATGGTTCAAGGCTGCACATCAGATGCCGGTAAAAGCACGGTCGTGGCCGCGCTATGCCGCTGGCTCGCACGTCGTGGTGTGCGTGTCGCGCCGTTCAAGCCGCAGAACATGGCCTTGAACGCCGCGGTCACCATCGATGGCGGCGAGATCGGCCGCGCGCAGGCGGTGCAGGCGCAGGCCGCCGGCGTGCCGCCGCACACCGACTTCAATCCCGTGCTGCTGAAACCGAACAGCGACACCGGCGCACAAGTGATCGTGCACGGCCATCCCGTGGGCAATATGGATGCAGTGGGCTACCACGCGTACAAGCGCGTGGCGATGGAGGCGGTGCTCGCTTCGCATGCGCGTCTGTCGGCCGCCTACGACGCCATCGTGGTCGAGGGTGCGGGTAGTCCGGCGGAGGTGAACCTGCGTGATCGCGACATCGCGAACATGGGTTACGCCGAGGCGGTCGATTGTCCGGTGATCCTCGTTGCCGATATCGACCGCGGTGGCGTCTTCGCGCATCTGGTCGGAACGCTTGCGGTCCTCTCGCCGAGTGAGCGGGAACGCATCGTGGGTTTCGTCATCAACCGGTTCCGCGGCGATATCGCATTACTGCAGCCAGGACTGGATTGGCTGGAGCGCGAAACCGGCAAGCCGGTGTTAGGCGTCCTGCCTTACCTGCACGGCCTGATTTTGGAAGCCGAAGATGCGCTTCCCCGCACGTACGCCAAGCGCGACGATGCCCGCCTGCGTGTCGCGGTACCGGCCTTCCCGCGCATCAGCAACCACAACGACTTTGATGCGCTGCGTGCCCACCCCGATGTCGAGTGCTTCTTTGTCGGTCCGGGAGACGCGTTCCCGCCTTGCGACCTGATCGTCCTCCCCGGATCCAAGTCGACCCGCGCTGACCTGGCGTGGCTGCGCGAACGCGGCTGGGATAAGGCGATCCAGCGCCACGTGCGCTACGGGGGGCATGTCATCGGTATCTGCGGTGGCTTCCAGATGCTAGGCCGGGCCGTCCACGATCCAGACGGCATCGAAGGCCCGGCCGGTTCCACCGATGGCCTCGGCCTGCTCGACATAGAAACTGTGATGACGCCGGAGAAACAGCTCCGCCGCGTCACCGGCACACTGCACGGAGAAGCCGCAACCGTCACCGGCTACGAAATCCACTGCGGCCTATCCACCGGTCCCGCCCTGAAAAACCCGCTAACGACCGTTGTAGGAGCCCACCCTGTGGGCGACGCCGTTCGCGATGACGCCAAGGGCTCTGTAGGGCTTTCGCGAAAAGATGTCGCCCACAGGGTGGGCTCCTACAGCGATGGTGCTGTTTCGGGGGATGGGCTTGTGATGGGTACCTATCTCCACGGGATATTTGATCATCCCGAGGCGCTTGCCGCGCTGCTGCAAAGGGTGGGTGTGACTGATGCCGTGCCCCTCGATATCGACGCCCTGCGCGATGCCTCGATCGATCGCCTTGCCGACACGATCGACGCGCACATGGACACCGCCCGCCTCCACGCGTGGTTTGGAATCAACGCATGA
- a CDS encoding threonine-phosphate decarboxylase gives MLEHGGRLARAVAEYGIPREAWLDLSTGLSPHPWPVPPIPAEAWHRLPEDEDGLLEAARAYYGCEHLLPVAGTQAAIQALPRLRPRSRVAVQSPGYAEHAHAWREAGHDVTLLPMEELLARAAEFDVAVFISPNNPTAERIPTANHAIAAPLVGARSGATSFRDNATGSAALGSGPSPASALPQEPSARQRGEGGAEPWIIVDEAFGDTRPELFLRPREGLILLRSIGKFFGLAGARAGFVAAWPALLEALREQLGPWSLSGPTRFAVTQALSDTAWHAAMRDRLPNESEALAATLAEAGLPPSGGTDLFQYCRHADAADIHRGLAARGILVRLFTEPSGLRFGLPPDAIARARLAEALREVLA, from the coding sequence ATGCTTGAACACGGCGGCCGCCTGGCCCGTGCCGTTGCGGAATACGGCATTCCACGCGAGGCGTGGCTCGATCTCTCCACGGGCCTGAGCCCGCACCCGTGGCCGGTGCCGCCGATCCCTGCGGAAGCGTGGCACCGCCTTCCGGAGGATGAAGATGGCCTGCTCGAAGCCGCACGCGCGTACTACGGCTGCGAACACCTGTTACCCGTTGCCGGTACGCAAGCGGCGATCCAGGCCCTGCCACGCCTCCGCCCTCGCTCGCGCGTGGCCGTGCAGTCCCCCGGCTACGCCGAACACGCCCACGCATGGCGGGAAGCAGGCCACGACGTCACGCTGCTTCCGATGGAAGAGCTGCTTGCCCGAGCCGCCGAATTCGACGTCGCGGTATTCATCTCGCCCAACAATCCAACGGCCGAACGCATCCCGACCGCGAACCACGCGATCGCCGCCCCCCTTGTAGGAGCGCGCTCGGGCGCGACATCTTTTCGCGACAACGCCACAGGTTCTGCGGCTCTTGGCTCTGGCCCATCGCCCGCAAGCGCGCTCCCACAAGAGCCGAGCGCGCGACAGCGCGGGGAAGGAGGGGCGGAGCCGTGGATCATCGTCGACGAGGCATTCGGCGATACGCGGCCGGAGCTCTTCCTTCGGCCGCGCGAAGGACTCATCCTGCTTCGTTCCATTGGTAAATTCTTCGGGCTTGCGGGTGCGCGCGCTGGATTCGTTGCTGCGTGGCCGGCCCTGCTCGAGGCCCTGCGCGAGCAGCTCGGCCCATGGTCGCTCAGCGGTCCCACGCGCTTTGCCGTGACCCAGGCACTGAGTGATACCGCGTGGCATGCCGCCATGCGTGACCGGCTGCCCAACGAAAGCGAGGCGCTCGCCGCTACGCTGGCGGAAGCAGGCCTGCCACCCAGCGGAGGAACGGATTTGTTCCAGTACTGCCGACACGCCGATGCCGCGGATATCCACCGTGGACTCGCCGCGCGCGGGATCCTCGTGCGTCTTTTCACGGAGCCCAGCGGTCTTCGCTTCGGCCTTCCGCCGGATGCCATCGCGCGTGCGCGCCTGGCCGAGGCGCTGCGCGAGGTGCTCGCATGA
- the cbiB gene encoding adenosylcobinamide-phosphate synthase CbiB, translating into MLLAVVLDALLGEPKRFHPLVAFGRYASAIERRLNPTEATPSTDTAPPCRSVLARDPRRRITGIAAWSLAVLLPLAVLLALRSILPPWTAFCIDTLVLYAAIGRRSLGEHARPIAEALDANDLDAARVAVGWMVSRDTGVLNASQVAGAATESVLENGHDAVFGALFWFALLGGPGAMLFRLANTLDAMWGYRTPRYLHFGWAAARIDDVLGYVPARLTALSYALAGRFDIALRCWREQAPRWKSPNAGPVMAAGAGALHVELGGPAPYHGEWQDRPVLGQGDTPDASSIRTALRLVDRGVIGWLVAALLMGVAAHA; encoded by the coding sequence ATGCTGCTCGCTGTCGTGCTCGACGCGCTACTCGGCGAACCCAAACGGTTCCACCCCCTCGTCGCCTTCGGCCGCTACGCGTCCGCGATAGAGCGCCGCCTCAATCCCACCGAAGCCACACCCTCCACGGATACCGCGCCCCCCTGTAGGAGCGTGCTTGCACGCGATCCCCGCCGCCGCATCACCGGCATCGCAGCATGGTCCCTGGCGGTCCTGCTCCCCCTGGCCGTGCTGCTCGCCCTACGTTCCATACTTCCTCCATGGACAGCGTTCTGCATCGACACCCTCGTGCTCTACGCCGCGATCGGCCGCCGCAGCCTTGGCGAGCACGCTCGCCCCATTGCCGAGGCCCTGGATGCAAACGATCTCGATGCGGCACGCGTCGCCGTGGGCTGGATGGTGAGCCGCGATACGGGCGTCCTGAACGCATCGCAGGTGGCAGGCGCGGCAACGGAGTCCGTACTGGAGAATGGCCACGACGCGGTCTTCGGCGCGCTGTTCTGGTTTGCACTGCTCGGCGGTCCAGGCGCCATGCTGTTCCGCCTGGCCAACACCCTCGATGCCATGTGGGGTTACCGCACACCGCGCTACCTCCACTTCGGCTGGGCCGCCGCACGTATCGATGATGTGCTCGGCTATGTCCCGGCACGGCTCACGGCACTGAGTTATGCGCTGGCCGGCCGATTCGATATCGCCCTGCGTTGCTGGCGCGAGCAGGCACCGCGTTGGAAGAGCCCAAACGCCGGCCCGGTGATGGCCGCTGGGGCAGGGGCTTTGCATGTCGAGCTAGGTGGCCCCGCGCCGTATCACGGCGAGTGGCAGGACCGGCCTGTATTGGGTCAAGGCGATACGCCGGACGCGTCCAGCATTCGCACCGCGTTGCGCCTTGTCGATCGCGGCGTCATCGGCTGGCTCGTGGCGGCACTGCTGATGGGAGTGGCTGCACATGCTTGA
- a CDS encoding cobyrinate a,c-diamide synthase: MIRACPALLVSAPASGQGKTSVTAALARAHARLGRRVRVFKTGPDFLDPMILARASGAPVYQLDAWMGGEDDVRARLYEAAGEADLILVEGVMGLFDGSPSSADLAARFGLPVLAVIDGSAMAQTFGALAHGLATYRHDVTVHGVLANRVGSDYHAKLLRESLPPNLTWHGHLRRSALARDPSGAKPFTLPERHLGLVSADELADLDDRLDALADALAEHSDLALPPPVPFAPVTHASAGASLNGKRIAVARDAAFAFIYPANVDVLRQAGAEVVYFSPLAGDALPACDAVWLPGGYPELHLDTLAARTDLRAALHAHVDTGRPLLAECGGLLYALDALSDREGHGAAMAGLLRGTAAMQTRMAALGMQGVALPEGELRGHSFHYARAAIDAEPLAMATNPNGGPTSEAVYRRQRMTASFVHFYFPSNPDAAARLFLP, encoded by the coding sequence GTGATCCGCGCGTGCCCCGCGCTGCTGGTGTCCGCGCCTGCATCGGGGCAGGGCAAGACCAGTGTGACAGCGGCGCTGGCACGTGCACACGCACGCCTGGGCCGACGGGTGCGGGTGTTCAAGACGGGGCCGGATTTCCTCGACCCGATGATCCTGGCCCGTGCCAGCGGTGCGCCGGTCTACCAGCTCGATGCGTGGATGGGCGGCGAGGATGACGTCCGTGCGCGCCTCTACGAGGCGGCTGGCGAAGCGGACCTGATCCTCGTGGAAGGCGTGATGGGGCTCTTCGATGGCTCGCCATCCAGCGCCGATCTGGCCGCACGGTTCGGGCTCCCCGTTCTCGCGGTCATCGACGGCTCGGCCATGGCCCAGACCTTCGGTGCACTCGCCCACGGCCTGGCCACGTACCGGCATGACGTCACCGTCCACGGCGTCCTCGCCAACCGCGTAGGCAGCGACTACCACGCAAAGCTGCTGCGCGAGAGCCTCCCCCCAAACCTCACATGGCACGGCCACCTCCGTAGGAGCGCGCTTGCGCGCGATCCGTCCGGAGCAAAACCTTTCACCCTCCCCGAACGCCACCTCGGCCTCGTCTCCGCCGACGAACTCGCCGACCTCGACGATCGCCTGGACGCCCTGGCCGATGCTCTGGCGGAACACAGCGACCTGGCGTTGCCGCCACCGGTTCCCTTCGCACCCGTCACGCATGCTTCCGCGGGTGCCTCGCTCAACGGCAAGCGCATCGCCGTCGCACGCGACGCTGCCTTCGCCTTCATCTATCCCGCGAACGTCGATGTCCTGCGCCAGGCGGGTGCAGAGGTCGTCTATTTCTCTCCGCTCGCGGGCGACGCGCTGCCGGCCTGTGACGCCGTCTGGCTACCCGGTGGGTACCCGGAACTCCATCTCGATACGCTCGCCGCCCGTACGGACCTGCGCGCGGCGCTCCACGCACACGTGGATACGGGCCGCCCGCTGCTCGCCGAATGCGGCGGTTTGCTCTACGCCCTGGACGCCCTCTCCGATCGCGAGGGCCATGGTGCTGCCATGGCTGGCCTGCTGCGTGGAACGGCGGCGATGCAGACGCGTATGGCCGCACTCGGTATGCAAGGCGTAGCGCTGCCGGAGGGCGAGCTGCGTGGGCACTCGTTCCACTATGCGCGCGCAGCCATCGATGCTGAGCCGCTTGCGATGGCAACGAATCCGAATGGTGGCCCCACCTCCGAGGCGGTATATCGCCGCCAGCGGATGACAGCGAGCTTTGTTCATTTCTATTTCCCGTCGAACCCCGACGCCGCGGCACGCCTGTTCCTGCCGTGA
- the cobO gene encoding cob(I)yrinic acid a,c-diamide adenosyltransferase: protein MTDKPEWRDMDEASRYRDRAQRKKELVDRRIARATIDRGVLVVNTGNGKGKSSSGFGMLARSLGHGFRCGVVQFIKGSFSTGEEAFFRRFEGDELDYHVMGEGFTWETQDRERDIAAAMAAWGVAERMLGDATYDYVLLDELNIALVKGYIPLDRVLAVLLARPERQHVAITGRGAPDELVAIADTVTEMRVVKHAFQAGIKAQKGIEL from the coding sequence ATGACCGACAAGCCCGAATGGCGCGACATGGATGAGGCGTCGCGCTATCGGGACCGCGCCCAGCGGAAGAAGGAACTGGTGGATCGGCGGATCGCCCGCGCCACGATCGATCGTGGCGTGCTGGTGGTGAATACCGGCAACGGCAAGGGCAAGAGCTCGTCGGGTTTCGGCATGCTGGCGCGCTCGCTGGGCCACGGCTTCCGCTGCGGTGTCGTACAGTTCATCAAAGGTAGCTTCTCCACGGGGGAGGAGGCCTTCTTCCGCCGGTTCGAGGGCGATGAGCTGGATTACCACGTGATGGGCGAGGGCTTCACCTGGGAAACCCAGGACCGTGAGCGGGATATCGCCGCGGCCATGGCTGCCTGGGGCGTCGCCGAGCGCATGCTTGGTGATGCCACTTACGATTACGTCTTGCTTGATGAGCTGAATATCGCGCTGGTAAAGGGTTATATCCCTTTGGATCGCGTGCTGGCGGTACTGCTCGCCCGGCCCGAACGCCAGCATGTAGCGATCACTGGCCGTGGCGCGCCGGATGAACTGGTTGCGATTGCCGATACGGTGACCGAGATGCGCGTGGTGAAACACGCGTTCCAGGCGGGTATCAAAGCCCAGAAGGGCATCGAACTGTGA